The sequence GTTCATCTCCACTTCGACCGAAATCAAGAAGTCGGCGAAACGTGAAAAGTTAACGATTCGGTAGCAAATCCACAAGCCTGCGACCAACAAGAATGCGTTCAAAGCGTACCGGACAGCCGTCGCATTGCGTTCGAGGAAGCTGAATGCGCCGATCGAAACGAGGGCGTTATTCAACGACCAGATCCCCGCCAGCACGAACAACGCCAGCACGGCGAACGTCACCTGCCGGGCGATCCGCCCCTGGCTGCGCTTGTACACGTCCGCGCGGAACACTTCCCGCAACAGCAGTCCGACGCTCGATTGTTTTTCTGTCGCCATGAGTTCCATTTCCTTTCGCCACCGCGGTCCATGCGATGCAGAAGGCTGCTACGCCGCCGACGAACGAACAAACCTTGAAAGCCGCCTCACCAAGCCCTCGTTGCGGCACGGTCTCCCGACCGTGCCACGGCGTTCAGGACGGTTTCTCGATCTTTCGCTCGCCGATTTCTGTTTCTTCGACTTCCAGGGCCGCGCCCAGGCGGCGGCCAACAGCCAAGCAGGGGCGGCGGGAATCGAACTCGCAACCTCTGGTTTTGGAGACCAGCGCTCTGCCAATTGAGCTACGCCCCTAACAATCCGGCGGCACGAGTCCCAGGGGACCCGCGCCGCGCGAAATTTAACGTCATTTCCCGCTTCGCCCGAGGGCGTCGCGTTACTGCAAAATCTTCGTGACGACGCCCGAGCCGACGGTGCGGCCGCCTTCGCGAATCGCGAAGCGAACACCCTCGTCCATGGCGATCGGGCTCATCAGCTCGACCGACACCTTCGCGTTGTCGCCCGGCATGCACATTTCCGCGTCGCCGACCAGGTTCGCGGTGCCGGTCACGTCCGTCGTGCGGAAGTAGAACTGCGGCCGGTAGCCGCTGAAGAACGGCGTGTGACGGCCGCCTTCTTCCTTCGACAAGACGTAAACCTCGGCTTCGAACTTCAAGTGCGGCGTGATCGAGCCCGGCTTGGCCAGCACCTGGCCGCGCTCGATGTCTTCGCGACGGACGCCACGGAGCAAGCAGCCGACATTGTCGCCCGCTTCGCCGCGATCCATCGTCTTGTTGAACATTTCCACGCCGGTCACCGTGGTCTTGCGACCTTCCTTGGTGAAACCGACGATTTCGA is a genomic window of Planctomycetia bacterium containing:
- a CDS encoding preprotein translocase subunit SecE, whose translation is MATEKQSSVGLLLREVFRADVYKRSQGRIARQVTFAVLALFVLAGIWSLNNALVSIGAFSFLERNATAVRYALNAFLLVAGLWICYRIVNFSRFADFLISVEVEMN